In Streptobacillus felis, a single genomic region encodes these proteins:
- a CDS encoding TetR/AcrR family transcriptional regulator, translating to MEKKKTLQEKKNNVIIKSADLFFKKGYVNTGIQDILDVCNIPKGSFYYYFKSKDELLLHVIEYHRDNILELFEKTVDDLSIYKLKSFFSIFLNNIAIIEIEDEENDEIKVNEGNDFLFGNSLSHINKKKFYGGSPLGNLNSELSNLSDEINAKIVDAYFQIESRIYFFLETLSIVHNKYKSSFIDYYTYLLINNLEGTCLKLKRMRNQEPIEEFLKFFDILIDKMIND from the coding sequence ATGGAGAAAAAGAAAACATTACAGGAAAAGAAAAATAATGTAATAATTAAAAGTGCAGATCTTTTTTTCAAAAAAGGATATGTAAATACAGGAATTCAAGATATATTAGATGTATGTAATATTCCAAAAGGATCATTTTATTACTATTTCAAAAGTAAAGATGAACTACTTTTACACGTAATAGAATATCATAGAGATAATATATTAGAACTATTTGAAAAAACCGTAGATGATTTATCAATATATAAACTAAAATCTTTTTTTTCTATTTTCTTAAATAATATTGCAATAATAGAGATAGAAGATGAAGAAAATGATGAGATAAAAGTTAATGAAGGTAATGATTTTCTATTTGGCAATTCTCTATCTCATATTAACAAAAAAAAATTCTATGGTGGTTCACCATTAGGAAACTTAAATTCAGAACTTTCAAATTTAAGTGATGAAATAAATGCTAAAATAGTTGATGCATATTTTCAAATAGAAAGTAGAATATATTTCTTCCTTGAAACTTTAAGTATAGTACATAATAAGTATAAATCAAGCTTTATAGATTACTACACTTATCTTTTAATTAATAATCTTGAAGGTACATGTCTTAAACTAAAAAGAATGAGAAACCAAGAACCAATAGAAGAATTCTTAAAATTCTTTGATATTTTAATAGATAAAATGATTAATGACTAA
- a CDS encoding copper homeostasis protein CutC: protein MNIEICAGNIEDVIIAEDFNIARIELNQGLSTGGLTPSYSLVKKALEISSKDIIVMLRPREGDFTYTTNEYEIMKNDAVTFLQMGVKGIVFGFLNRDRSIDIDKTKEFIQIANKYGKESVFHRAIDVSNNYHNNLILLKELGITRILTSGAEKTALQGISNIKLALENSIPIIVGCGVNKDNIDKFKKIGVKEIHGSFSKKISNEYKIDFGNYTILDRNVQRTIDFNSF from the coding sequence ATGAATATAGAAATATGTGCAGGTAATATAGAGGATGTAATAATAGCTGAAGATTTTAACATTGCAAGAATTGAATTAAACCAAGGTTTAAGTACAGGTGGATTAACACCATCATATAGCTTAGTGAAAAAAGCACTAGAAATATCAAGTAAAGATATAATAGTAATGTTAAGACCTAGAGAAGGAGATTTTACATATACTACTAATGAATATGAAATCATGAAAAATGACGCAGTAACTTTTTTACAAATGGGAGTAAAAGGTATAGTATTTGGATTTCTAAATAGGGATAGAAGTATAGATATAGATAAAACAAAAGAATTCATACAAATTGCAAATAAATATGGTAAAGAATCAGTTTTTCATAGAGCTATAGATGTAAGTAATAACTATCATAACAATTTAATATTACTTAAAGAGCTTGGTATAACTAGAATACTTACTTCTGGAGCTGAAAAAACAGCATTACAGGGTATTTCTAATATTAAATTAGCCCTAGAAAACAGTATCCCTATAATAGTAGGTTGTGGTGTAAATAAGGATAATATAGATAAGTTCAAGAAAATTGGAGTAAAAGAAATACATGGTTCATTTTCTAAGAAAATATCTAATGAATACAAAATAGATTTTGGAAATTATACAATTTTAGACCGAAATGTCCAAAGAACTATTGACTTTAATTCCTTTTAA
- the tpx gene encoding thiol peroxidase yields the protein MKVTMGGNPITLIGSVVKVGQKAPEFKAVKGDLSEFKLSDYLGKKIVLTSFPSIDTGICAMQAARFNQEIGKFDDAVLITISNDLPFALNRYCGANGIDNAITISDHKDVDFGMKYGMLIEELRLLARAVFVIDKEGNIAYMEVCPEIKSEPNYEKALEVLKRL from the coding sequence ATGAAAGTAACTATGGGTGGAAATCCAATTACATTAATTGGAAGTGTTGTAAAAGTTGGGCAAAAAGCTCCTGAATTCAAAGCTGTTAAAGGAGATTTAAGTGAATTTAAATTAAGTGATTATCTTGGTAAAAAAATTGTTTTAACATCATTTCCTTCAATTGATACAGGAATATGTGCAATGCAAGCTGCAAGATTTAATCAAGAAATTGGTAAATTTGATGATGCTGTATTAATTACTATTTCAAATGATTTGCCATTTGCATTAAATAGATATTGTGGTGCTAATGGTATAGATAATGCAATAACTATATCTGATCATAAAGATGTTGATTTTGGGATGAAGTATGGAATGTTAATAGAAGAGTTAAGATTACTTGCAAGAGCAGTATTTGTAATTGATAAAGAAGGTAATATTGCATATATGGAAGTCTGTCCAGAAATTAAGAGTGAACCAAATTATGAAAAAGCATTAGAAGTATTAAAAAGATTATAA
- a CDS encoding NCS2 family permease, translating into MNKFFKFDTYETNFKTEVIAGITTFLTMAYILGVNVGILSIAGIPANAVFVATAVSAAVACIFMGLYSNSPIALAPGMGLNAFFTFTVVLTYGYTWQEALAMVFLSGVIFLIISLLGLRKLIIESIPSSLKQSIGAGIGFFIAFIGLVKMGVIVASPATLVTLGNLKNPTVLLALFGLFITIVLMSLEFKSAVFIGLFITAVVGVILNKMGITGMPNTPSQVVSVQFDTSALGAFIGGLKSIITKPQTIVVVFTMLFVDFFDTAGTLIAVTNKINNNGKKDYDMDRMFYSDAIGTIVGSAFGTSNVTSYIESTSGVAVGGRTGLTSIVVGILFLLSTLLSPLLTVIAGIEVNGVFLEPVVAPSLVVVGILMATQLSNVDWHDFSTAASGFVTIVIMILSYSIADGIAAGFVVYVLSKLFTKKGKEIGKVVWVLFVIFLLHFILK; encoded by the coding sequence GTGAATAAATTTTTTAAATTTGACACTTATGAAACTAATTTTAAAACAGAAGTAATAGCAGGAATTACAACATTCTTAACTATGGCATACATTTTAGGAGTTAACGTAGGAATCTTAAGTATAGCAGGTATACCAGCAAACGCAGTATTCGTTGCAACAGCAGTATCTGCAGCAGTAGCTTGTATATTTATGGGTCTTTATTCTAACTCACCTATAGCTTTAGCACCTGGTATGGGACTAAACGCTTTCTTTACATTTACTGTTGTACTTACTTATGGTTATACATGGCAAGAAGCATTAGCAATGGTATTTTTATCTGGGGTAATTTTCTTAATTATATCTTTATTAGGGTTAAGAAAATTAATAATAGAATCTATACCTTCAAGTTTAAAACAATCTATAGGTGCTGGAATAGGATTCTTTATTGCATTTATTGGACTTGTTAAAATGGGAGTAATAGTTGCAAGCCCTGCAACTTTAGTAACTTTAGGTAATTTAAAAAATCCTACAGTACTACTTGCATTATTTGGACTATTCATTACAATAGTTTTAATGAGCTTAGAATTCAAATCAGCAGTATTTATAGGGTTATTTATAACAGCAGTAGTTGGAGTCATTTTAAATAAAATGGGTATAACAGGGATGCCAAATACACCAAGTCAAGTAGTTAGTGTACAATTTGATACAAGTGCTTTAGGAGCATTTATAGGTGGTCTAAAATCTATAATAACTAAACCACAAACTATAGTTGTTGTATTTACTATGTTATTTGTAGATTTCTTTGATACTGCAGGTACATTAATAGCTGTAACAAATAAAATAAACAATAACGGTAAAAAAGATTATGATATGGATAGAATGTTCTATTCAGATGCAATAGGTACAATAGTTGGATCAGCATTCGGTACATCAAATGTTACAAGTTATATTGAATCTACAAGTGGAGTTGCAGTTGGTGGAAGAACTGGATTAACTTCAATAGTAGTTGGTATATTATTCCTATTATCTACTTTACTTTCTCCGTTATTAACTGTAATAGCTGGAATAGAAGTAAATGGAGTATTCTTAGAACCAGTAGTAGCACCTTCTTTAGTAGTAGTTGGTATATTAATGGCAACACAATTATCTAATGTTGATTGGCATGATTTCTCAACAGCAGCTTCTGGTTTTGTTACTATAGTAATAATGATATTATCTTACTCAATTGCAGACGGTATAGCAGCTGGATTTGTAGTATATGTTTTATCTAAATTATTCACTAAAAAAGGTAAAGAAATTGGAAAGGTTGTATGGGTATTATTCGTAATATTCTTACTACACTTCATATTAAAATAA
- a CDS encoding LysR family transcriptional regulator, translating to MILEGMRALDIHHLKIFYETCNEKSFTKAAKKLFISQSAVSIQLKKLEISMSTQLIERNSKSFKLTFAGKELYKMAQDIFNKISRMENEMKKIVANQKAKIVVGATHNIGEPVLPKIVTDYSKKYKEVEFELYIKNSSSLINYIKDGVIDIAFMEEEIVDEKDLKSVHTDTYPFVVIAPPHIKKVEDIKKMSILKKDTQPASKYIEKFEEIINHTFERKISVNGSNETIKNLVMNGMGISVLPYYCVYEEIKDKKMNLVHEFDTLEDKFQLVFLKENENKTWIANFVEFFKQYNIKFETDSIIKKK from the coding sequence ATGATATTGGAAGGAATGAGAGCTTTGGATATTCATCATTTAAAAATATTTTACGAGACATGTAATGAAAAAAGCTTTACTAAGGCTGCAAAAAAACTTTTTATAAGCCAATCAGCAGTATCTATACAATTAAAAAAACTTGAGATTTCTATGTCAACACAGTTAATAGAAAGAAATTCTAAAAGTTTTAAACTTACATTTGCTGGAAAAGAATTATATAAAATGGCACAAGATATATTTAATAAGATATCTCGTATGGAAAATGAAATGAAAAAAATAGTTGCAAATCAAAAAGCTAAAATAGTAGTTGGTGCAACTCATAATATAGGTGAACCTGTTTTACCTAAGATAGTTACAGATTATAGTAAAAAATATAAAGAAGTTGAATTTGAATTATATATTAAAAATAGCTCATCTTTAATTAACTATATAAAAGATGGTGTAATTGATATAGCGTTTATGGAAGAAGAAATAGTTGATGAAAAAGATTTAAAATCTGTTCATACTGATACTTATCCATTTGTAGTTATAGCACCGCCTCATATTAAAAAGGTAGAAGATATAAAAAAGATGAGTATATTAAAAAAGGATACACAACCTGCATCTAAATATATAGAAAAGTTTGAAGAAATTATTAACCATACATTTGAAAGAAAAATAAGTGTAAATGGTAGTAATGAAACTATAAAAAATTTAGTTATGAATGGTATGGGTATAAGTGTACTGCCATATTATTGTGTATATGAAGAAATAAAAGATAAAAAGATGAATCTAGTTCATGAGTTTGATACTTTGGAAGATAAATTCCAACTAGTATTTTTGAAAGAAAATGAAAATAAAACATGGATAGCAAATTTTGTTGAATTCTTTAAACAATACAACATTAAATTTGAAACAGATAGTATAATTAAAAAGAAATAA
- a CDS encoding ABC transporter permease translates to MKKIFDILIRYYLIFLILIVWQLLSGLRIVPKFLLPSPIDVILAFVKDFLLIMKHTKYTMIEAFTGLFLGTLFAFILSIIMDRFEFMYKTTMPMLIITQTIPTVAIAPLLVLWLGYGMSSKVLLVILTTFFPITVALLDGYRSVDKESLILLKSMGATKVQEYIHVKLPSSLSYFFAGFRISVSYSLIGAVVAEWLGGFYGLGVYMTRVRKSYSFDKMFAIIFFISALSLLLMTLVSKLEKYIIKWEEK, encoded by the coding sequence ATGAAAAAAATATTCGATATATTGATAAGGTATTACTTAATATTTTTAATATTAATAGTATGGCAATTACTTTCAGGACTAAGAATAGTTCCAAAATTTCTTTTGCCATCACCTATAGATGTAATACTAGCTTTTGTTAAGGATTTTCTACTTATAATGAAGCATACAAAGTATACTATGATAGAAGCTTTTACAGGATTATTCTTAGGAACGCTTTTTGCATTTATTTTATCTATAATTATGGATAGGTTTGAATTTATGTATAAAACTACTATGCCTATGTTAATTATAACGCAAACTATACCTACTGTAGCAATAGCGCCATTACTTGTGTTGTGGCTAGGATATGGTATGAGTTCAAAAGTATTACTTGTAATACTTACTACTTTTTTTCCTATAACTGTTGCGTTACTTGATGGTTATAGATCAGTAGATAAGGAAAGTTTAATTTTATTAAAATCTATGGGAGCGACTAAAGTCCAAGAATATATACATGTTAAATTGCCTAGTTCTTTAAGTTATTTTTTTGCAGGATTTAGAATTTCTGTATCTTATTCATTGATAGGAGCAGTAGTTGCAGAATGGCTTGGTGGATTTTATGGATTAGGGGTATATATGACCCGTGTTAGAAAATCGTATTCATTTGATAAAATGTTTGCAATTATCTTTTTTATATCAGCACTTAGTTTGCTGTTAATGACACTAGTTTCTAAATTAGAAAAATATATAATTAAATGGGAGGAAAAATGA
- a CDS encoding ABC transporter substrate-binding protein yields the protein MKKLLTILFTFILIISCRAKQTEKVEEKPKEKITIVLDWVPNTNHTGLFVAKEKGFFNEYGLDVEIVQPPEGSTTQLIGTGKAQVGISFQDTLAKYFAAEEKLPVTAVAAILQHNTSGLVSLKDKNITSFKDLEGKTYGTWEDPTEQAMINKLMANEGASFEKVNVIPYSWDVLKALQTDTDATWIYYAWDGIALKNAGLEFNFLDVKVEPELDYYTPVIIANNDFLANNEEDAMNLMKAIEKGYLYAIDNVEESVDILLKEAPELNKNLVLESQKWINDYYVDKGVKWGHIDSARWNNFYEWLHKNGVIENAIEKDYGFSNKYIGE from the coding sequence ATGAAAAAATTACTGACTATTTTATTCACATTTATTTTAATAATAAGTTGTAGAGCAAAACAAACTGAAAAAGTGGAGGAAAAACCAAAAGAAAAAATTACTATAGTACTTGATTGGGTACCTAATACTAATCATACTGGTTTATTTGTAGCTAAAGAAAAAGGATTCTTTAATGAATATGGTTTAGATGTTGAAATAGTACAACCGCCTGAAGGGAGTACAACTCAATTAATTGGTACTGGTAAAGCTCAAGTAGGTATTAGTTTCCAAGATACTTTAGCTAAATATTTTGCAGCTGAAGAAAAATTACCTGTAACTGCTGTTGCTGCTATTTTACAACACAACACTTCAGGGCTTGTATCTTTAAAAGATAAAAATATTACTTCATTTAAAGATTTAGAAGGAAAAACTTATGGTACTTGGGAAGATCCTACTGAACAAGCTATGATTAATAAATTAATGGCTAATGAAGGTGCAAGTTTTGAAAAAGTAAATGTAATACCTTATTCATGGGATGTATTAAAAGCTTTACAAACTGACACAGATGCAACATGGATATATTATGCATGGGATGGTATAGCACTTAAAAATGCTGGTTTAGAATTTAATTTCTTAGATGTAAAAGTGGAACCAGAATTAGATTACTATACTCCAGTAATTATAGCTAATAATGATTTCTTAGCAAATAATGAAGAAGATGCTATGAATTTAATGAAAGCTATCGAAAAAGGTTATTTATATGCAATAGATAATGTAGAAGAATCTGTAGATATTTTATTAAAAGAAGCGCCTGAATTAAATAAAAATCTAGTATTAGAATCACAAAAATGGATAAATGATTACTATGTAGACAAAGGTGTTAAATGGGGACATATAGATTCTGCTAGATGGAATAATTTCTATGAATGGTTACATAAAAATGGTGTAATTGAAAATGCTATAGAAAAAGATTATGGATTTAGTAATAAATATATAGGAGAGTAA